One part of the Vitis riparia cultivar Riparia Gloire de Montpellier isolate 1030 chromosome 8, EGFV_Vit.rip_1.0, whole genome shotgun sequence genome encodes these proteins:
- the LOC117920908 gene encoding LOW QUALITY PROTEIN: protein trichome birefringence-like 34 (The sequence of the model RefSeq protein was modified relative to this genomic sequence to represent the inferred CDS: inserted 2 bases in 2 codons) — MAQKLHMVAGTWGVRCSFHSLMGLLVATLKVVAAVYMTGEGGRWLEDRKSICQNCGESSCSGCNLFSGKWVFDNXSHPLYKEKQCTFMSDQLACEKFGRQDLSYQNWRWQPHQCDLPRFNATALLERLRGKRLVFVGDSLNRGQWVSMVCLVDSSIPPNLKSMHTNGSLTTFKATEYNATIEFYWAPMLVESNSDDPVMHRLPERVVRVQAIEKHARHWTDADILVFNTYLWWRRSKMKVLWGSFESPDGIYKDVEMVRVYEVALKTWSDWLEVHVNRRKTQLFFVSMSPTHQRAEEWGAAXGQNCYSETELISQEGYWGNGSCRKMMGVVDDTIDRLKKRGVNVKVLNITQLSEYRKEGHPSIYRKQWEPLTEDQLSDPKSYADCIHWCLPGVPDVWNELLYAYILHY; from the exons ATGGCACAGAAATTGCACATGGTGGCCGGAACATGGGGTGTGAGGTGCAGCTTTCATTCCCTTATGGGCCTCCTGGTGGCTACACTTAAGGTTGTTGCTGCTGTTTATATGACAGGAGAGGGTGGACGGTGGTTGGAAGATCGGAAGTCAATATGTCAGAATTGCGGTGAATCGTCGTGCTCTGGGTGCAATTTGTTCTCGGGCAAGTGGGTGTTTGATA AGTCTCACCCTTTGTACAAGGAGAAGCAATGCACTTTCATGTCTGATCAGTTGGCTTGTGAGAAGTTTGGGAGGCAGGATTTGAGctatcagaattggagatggcAGCCTCACCAATGTGATCTCCCCAG GTTCAATGCCACAGCATTGCTGGAGAGGCTGAGGGGTAAGAGGCTTGTGTTCGTCGGCGATTCACTTAATAGGGGCCAGTGGGTTTCAATGGTCTGCCTGGTTGATTCATCCATCCCTCCAAACCTCAAATCCATGCACACCAATGGCTCCTTGACCACCTTCAAGGCCACT GAATACAATGCCACTATAGAGTTCTATTGGGCCCCAATGCTAGTGGAATCGAACTCTGATGATCCAGTGATGCACCGATTACCAGAACGGGTTGTGAGAGTGCAAGCAATTGAAAAGCACGCAAGGCATTGGACTGATGCAGACATACTCGTTTTCAACACCTATCTTTGGTGGAGAAGGTCCAAAATGAAAGTTCT GTGGGGATCATTTGAAAGCCCAGATGGGATTTACAAAGATGTAGAGATGGTACGCGTTTATGAGGTGGCTCTCAAAACTTGGTCAGATTGGTTGGAAGTTCATGTCAACAGAAGGAAGACCCAGTTGTTTTTCGTTAGCATGTCCCCAACTCACCAAAG GGCTGAAGAATGGGGTGCAG GAGGTCAAAATTGTTACAGTGAAACAGAACTGATTTCACAAGAGGGATACTGGGGAAATGGATCATGCCGCAAAATGATGGGAGTAGTAGACGACACGATCGATAGATTGAAAAAAAGAGGTGTGAATGTGAAAGTTCTTAACATTACACAACTTTCAGAGTACAGGAAAGAGGGCCACCCATCTATCTACAGGAAGCAGTGGGAACCTCTAACAGAAGACCAATTATCAGACCCGAAAAGTTATGCAGATTGTATACATTGGTGCCTCCCTGGGGTCCCAGATGTATGGAATGAGCTCCTGTATGCCTACATTTTGCATTATTGA